The genomic stretch AATCATTGCTTCAGGCGTTCTTGGACGTACTATTGAGGTCCGCATTAGAAGCGATCGTTTTGGTCGACGTTGGGACTGGCAAACCCTAAAGCAGTACGGTGGAGGCGAGCTAAATAACTCGGGTGCTCATTACATTGACATGGGTCTACTCCTATTCGATGATCCTAGGCCCAAGGTTTTTTGCCACATGGAATCAACTTCGTTTTATGCTGGCGATGCAGAAAATCATGTCCGAGTTCTTCTTACGCCGGAAGCCGGACCGCTCGTAGATGTGGCTATCACTACCCATCAGTCATATCAGGAACCAAGTTGGGTGGTTATCGGGACTCGTGGTTCCCTGGTCTGTATGGGCAAAGAGATTCGCTGGAAGTTCTTGAGTGACGATACTGTACCCCCCATGTCGCTCGCTACAAAAGCAACTGACGGACGAAAATATAATCAAGAACAACTTCCAATGACAGAAGAGATCGTAGATCTAAGCGATGATTTCAATAGGTTTAGTCAAGGTCATGGTGTTCTGGATCTTTACCGTTCACTTTACAAAACTCTTCGGCATGGTCAACCATTAGCTATTACACCTGAAAGCGTGAGAAGGCAAGCAGCTGTACTAGAGGAGTGCAGGAAAATTTGTCCTGTTTAGCTCCAAGAAAAAATACAAAATCTAGTTACTAACTCAAATATCTAAACTAAATGCCGTTTTCGATACTTAGGGAATTCACTCTAATCTGTTATCCAGAGTTTGATGCCACTCCATTAGCTTGGCGTTACCGGTATGAGTAGGTATTAAGGCCTGATTTTTCTAAACTCTCAGCCGGCCAAGAAGCGTAGCAGATTCGGGCATCACCCACCACAACGTCTACCGCTTTTACTGGAACGTCAATTTCGCCAGGAAAATCCTTAAAACGTTTATCTTCAGGATTTGCAAAACGTTTTGTCTCCCTGTCGTGTGCTACTCCAGTTTGGTGCAAATCATGTCGTTTCCGGTGGGTGCCAGGTAACAATCTTAGACAACCGTTTTCCCGGGAGGTGTTATCCAAATAGTACATCAGGAAGATCATTGGTGGCATGTCACTGTAAGCACGCGGGTCGTTCCACATGAAACAGTCCTGGTGCCAATAAAGTTTTGGTCCACCAGGTGGCTTGCTTATTATGACAGCTTGTCAAAACCGAATGTCATCTAGTCCCATTTTGTTGAGTTCCGCCAAAGCTTGAAGGTTCCCAATCAGCGGTGCGAGGCGAGGGTAATGAAAGGAATCAATGTCGGTACCCATTGCTCGAGTATTGGTTCGGTCTTCGTTAGCGAGGTTCTGTAATGCCTCCTCCGCACAAGAACGAGTCATTTCTAGTAGTTTCTGGTCAGCTACACCCTCGATTACGCAATAACCATCTTGGCGAAGTTGTTCGAGCCGGTCACTTGAGGATTTAAGAGCGTTAATAGCTACGCATCCTTATGGGGTATTTAGATTGCTAGTAGTTAAGGCGTTTTTTCCGAAAATTATTGGGTAGGTCTCACCGGTTTCGTCGACAGTGGTTGCGTCTTGGTAGCACACACTGAACGCACGACGGGATTGACTCGATTGGTTAATGCCAGAGCTATGGACTAGCCAGTTGTGTAGGAGTACTACTTCCCCAGCTTCGAGTTCAAGATATTCCATGCTTTCATTTTTCAGGTTCTTTTCTAGTTCCGGCCCTAGGTACCCTGCTTGAGATTCGGGATTGAGTAGTGTTCGGTGGGAACCAAGAACAATACGTACACACCCATTATCAATGGTTGCTGGGTCGAGGGAGGTGTAGATGGTGACTTCAGGGTCTCGATCTAACCGAGGCCAGCGGTCTTGATGCCATGCAAGATATGTGCCTCGATGGGAGGGCTTATTCATGAACATTGCGCGGTTGCAAGCTATGGAATTTTCTTTACCGTAGGCACGCTCGCACACGTCTTTCCATAATGGTCTCTGCATATACTTGAGGAAGACGGGGTCCCATTCAAGATCTTGGATTTTACGGTAGTTCAATGTGGAACCTTTATGACCTTTGGTTTGCGGTCCGGGGTGCTCACCATCTTCGCTATCTATCTGCATGAGCATACGGTCGTAATTCACATCAGCTGTACCAAGCATTATGTCGTCGATACGAGTCTGTAGGGCTTCGAGGGTTTCTTGGTCGATGATTCCAAGACGAAGATAACCGTCTTTTATATAGTTCGACCATTGGGCGTCAGACAGTCTGTCCATATCTGCGTTCCTTTCCCTGAGACGTTCTATTTACACAGTGGTTACTATGCTTATTTTAAGACCATTGTATGGGATTTTTCTCAAGGATCAACTCTATGGGTGTTCCGTCAGAAATCGTCCGATAGTCCCGGTGAGGCAGGTCGATCGCGATCTCGATGCCGACTTGGACGCCAGTTACGGCTATCCGGTATCTGGTCGTGTCGTCGACGTTGATGCTTGCGTCGACCTTGCCGTGCAGGGTAGGGAATCCTTCGAAAGCTATCTTTTGGCCAGGTTTTAACCAGGCCTCAGGAACGCCGGAGAAGAGTCGAAGGCAGGTCTTTTCTTCGGTCACCAGCATGGCTCTCTGCAGTAGCCAAAGCTCCGCTTGTGACCAGCCGTGTGGGGTAATGTTGTCGAATTTCTGGCAACCCCGGAGTTGAGAAATAAGGCTGACGCCGTGGACAGCGTTTTCGGTACCGACACCGTCGCGCCCTTCTCGGAACCCGTAAAGTCCCGGTACGTCCTGGTGAGCGAGACGGTAGTCCAGCACCTGCCAGGCGCGCTCGCGCTGGCCCAACAGTAGAGCGTTGTGGGCCTGAGCGAATTCGAAATATAGCCAGTAGGGTTCGGGTTGGTACTGCCCATCCGCTTCGCGCTCCGTGCACCAGAATACGTTGAACTGAGTCTCGATCTCCTGCCGGTCCCAAGTTTGTGTAGGCCAGAGTAGGCTATTCATCGTGCGTTCAAAGTGAAAATACTCGGGATGCTCGGTCGCGTAGGTCCGAAGTGCATCACGTAGTTCCGCTGCCTCCTTGCGGAAGGCGGTCGCGTCCTCTAATTGACCCAAAGATTCTGCCGCGAGCACCGCTTGCTCCAAGCCACAAAGAGCCCACTGGTTAATCCAGCCGACACTATAATCAACGGCATGATCCATCACCCCACGGATGATGCCGTCATGCCCGGCGACACAGATAACACCTGCGTTGCGGGCAGCATGGGTGAACGCCAGGACCGGCGTATCGGTCGTGACCGTGATTGGTTTGGTAGCGCGACGCATTCTATAAAGCCATTCGGCCTTGCGGCGGATAGCAGGATAGACCTTGCGGAGCCAGGACAGGTCCTGTGTGAGTTGGTAGTGTTGAACGATGGCCCAAATCCCCTGACCTGGGGCATCTCCCTCAGCACCGAAACCCCCGAAAAAGTCATTCCGAGTTAGGTGCTCCGTCGTTGAGCGGGCTAGTTTATGCTGCCCCGCGAGATCGAAGCAGCGAATGATGTAGATGCTGTCTCGCAACCATGGCAGTGGGTAGCTCAGTGGTGCGATGCGGGCTTGATCCCCGACTACCGCAGTCATCATGTGCCCTAATCCTGCGAAAAAGGAGTCCCGGAACTGTGGGTCAGGTACCTCTATTGAGATTGAACCGTATAGGTTTCTCCAGGTCAAAAGGTGCTTGTCAAGCCGGTTAGTGAATTGTTCGGGCCTCGGTGAGGCGGTACTGGGTAGATCCCGGTTTAAGCTCCCTCTTGAGACGATGGGGCAATCCATCGTTACCGCCCAAGTTTTTGCCGGTGGGAGTGTCACGTCATAGCGCACTACGGCGTAGCACCAACCTGCCGCGTCTTGAGCCTCCTGTCGGTCGGGAATGGTACCCACTCTTACAAATGCCGAGGGGTCGCCTACACCACAACCTGCCGCCGAGGGGGTCTTGTCGAGAGCCATCAAGGTGTTGTTGCCTTGCCCCTTGATTTGTTGGTCGCTTACCTCGAGGTGTTGCAAGGGACCGCCAGCTGGGCCGAGCGAGCGCAGTATTACACCGATCTGGATATCGATAGCCGTTCCCCCACGGTTCGTCAACTCCAGTAGGGCGCAAGCGGACTCGTTCCGTTCCGTAGCGGTTCCATCCTGAAATAGTGTGTGTTGGACATCGATCTTGTGACTTTTAGTCGAACAGATGATAGCTGGCAGGTGTCCCTCAGTGTATTGCCACTGCAATGTCTCTAGGGAAGCTTCCTCGGGTGCGAAGAAACAACCGGTGGTAGGGAAGCGTAACCACCAGGTGACGCCGAAACTCATCATGCCTGGTGAGAAGGCGTTACCAGGCTCAACAGTAGTCTTGGTAGCCTCTGGTGCACCTGGCTCGCCCAGAAAGACTCGAGTGTCTGAACGTGGGGCGATCCATTCAGGGTGAGCGGCTAGCTGTTGAAGGGTATCCGACGAAGCTATGATTACCTCACTCTTTCGACAGGATTGGGTGCTTCGGGTGTTCCCACAGGTCACCTGGTTTCAGCTCTTTACCTATCAAGTTTGAAGGATCATGTTTTGTACCTGTGTAGGTGACGTCATTGGGAATGTAAATTATGGCAAACGCATGACGTGGTTGATCGGTGCGGTTTGGTCCAGCGAAATGAAAGTTACAACCGTGATGGAATGTCACTCCACCCGCCTCCATTTCTACAGCCTCAGGTTCAGCTACATCGAAACCACGGTCCTGCATTTTCGATACGATACTTTCTTCAGTACCCAATTCTATTGGCTCAAGGCGACCAAATTTGTGGGATTTAGGAACGAAATGCAGACAACCATTGTCAATGGTGACATTATCCACCGCAATCCAGGCGCTGAACGAGCCCACCGGATCCATTGGCCAGTAGGGGGCATCTTGGTGCCAGTTAGTTTTTCGGCTTTCTTGGCCACCCGGCTTAACCATTGCGTGGTCGTGATAGAGGTGCACGTGCTTAGCTTGAGCTAGACGTCGACCTGTATTGGCTAAGCGTTTCGAGAATGTGAACTCCTTGGCTACTGGAAAGTCGCTCCAAAGGTTAATCATCTGATTAAAAACCTGTTCGTATTCCTTGGAACTTCGTCCGCCACCTTCAACCCCCACTATACGGTCGCGGTTCGAAGCGATCGCTTCATCGATAACGGTTCGTAACCGGTCCATTTCGGAAGTGGTGAAGAAATTAGGGTATTGAATGAAACCACACTCTTGATAATCTTTAATGTCTTTTTGAGTTACGCAATTATCTTGCATCAGAATTAACCCCTATTAAAGAAGTGAAACAGAATGTAACCATATTACTTAAAGAAATTTATCAGAACTCAAATTCATACGGTTGGTTGAAACCGAATTCCGTACCAATTCCCTTTTCCTTCGCCTTTTCTACCAGCCGGATTGCAACAGAAACATCCTCAATTCCAGTACCACCCGAAAGAAACAGGGTCCATGCAGCTTCAGGTTGGCGACCAAAAATATTGCCCGAAATTAGGCCACCCAAGTCACCCTGAACGTGAGATTCATCGATTTGTCCTTCTTGCATGGGAATTAATATTTCTCCCTGCTCCTGGAGGCCTTGTTGCAATTCGTCAACAAATACTCGGCTTTGGACAACGGTGTATTCATCTATCTCTCGGACCCACGGGTAATGTGCTCCCATGGCGTTAATATGTAGAGGCTTTTGGGGTAACAACTTCCCATCAAAAACTGGTACCGGAGAGTTAGTAATTGTAGTGACTATATCTGCTCCCTCGAGAGCCTCAGCAGGATTGGTTGTTGCGATCACATCAATACCAAGTTCGTCTGTCATTTTGAGGCAGAAATCCTCCTGATTTTGACGGTTTCTGCTGAACGCCTGTACCCTCTTCAAGGATCGGACTTCTTTTAGGCCGTGTAATTGGCTGCGGGCGTGTCGTCCAGTCCCAAAAAGTGCAACAACTTCGCTATCTTGAGGAGCAAGATGATCTGCAGCCACAGCTGCTACTGCGGCTGTTTTGAGCCAATCATAGTATAGAACCTCCATTATGGCGCTTAAGGTACCCGTCTGTGTGTCAAACAGGAACAATAGGGTCTCAAGACCCTTTCCCAAACCTGTGGTGTATGCCTGCACCCCTGCCCCACCAAGTCGAGGTAGTAGGGCAGCTTTAAACTTAAACGAGGCCTTACTACCGACTCTAAGGTGACCGCCGCGGACATCAGGGTCAGGTTCCCCTTCGATCCAAAGATTCTCTCGTGGAAAACCAACGCCTTTTGCCATCCCTACCTCGCGATAACCTTCTTCGACCGCAGATATGTAATCAGACATCCCCATAAGACCACGGATTTCGTGGTTTCGTAACATCAAAGCCATGTTTTAATCTCCCTTTCTGGACTTTACTGTTGTTCCTTATTTCGCAGCCGGACCTCAAAGTGCCCGTACCTGTACATGCAGTTTGGTAAAAACCAAATAGGTTTATCTACATAGAGATACCAAGAAGTCCTCGCGTTAGTTGAAAATCTTCCTGGCCGCGGTTACTTAATTTAGGTATTGACCTCCCAGCCTGAGCATTCAAAGCTAGTTGCAAAAGGTGTTCAACATTATTATTCGCATTGTCTGTAAGGAGGAGGTCAAGATCAGCTTCTAAGCGTCCGAAGGTTTCTTGGTCGGAAGTAACTTGAAGTAGTGGAAGCAAAGGATGAACCTGTTGCGTACTATCAGAAACAAGTCCAATGAGTGCTGTGACACCAGTAGCTCCAAGGCCAGTAATGGTCTCTACCCAGTGTTTAGTGGGGGCTTCCATGATGTGAAAACCGGGAGTTTTTATGGTCTGCCCGTAGGTCAAGGTGGGTGCAGGTAAAGTATTGCCTATAATCATTTTAAGGAAATCATCGTTAGTTAGTAGCTCAGAGTTTTGTGGAATCACGATACTGCCACCGGCCCCAACGACCGCTTGGGTTAAAACGCCGAATGTGCGAGCAGCTAATGATGAAGGTTGTCCAGAGGTTAGCAAGCCTAATGAAAGATGAATACCAGCACCAATTACAGATTCTGTAGCGGAATTGGATTGTTTTGCAAACCAGGTTGACATTTTTTCGATAACGGAATTAATGCCACCGTCAAGCTGAATACTGGCCCATCCGTAATTTTTTGGATCAAGCCCTAGCGTAGAAAGTTGGTGTCGCATAAAGTCGTTATGTGTTATTTCGCAACCGTGTTCGAGGAGCAAAGCAGAGTGTACTGAGGGGTGGGAGAGGTAGCCGAGTAAAGTCCGGGAGTGGAGATCATTCACACCAGCTACACCACAACCTTCCGTATGGACTAGAGCAACAAACCGATCGATTCCACCGGGTCGAATTTGCCCCATCTTATTAAGACTAGTGGCTGCCATTCCGGCGATCTGCCCAGCACAGCAACTTGTCGGCAAGATCAGGCCGATCCGAGGAAACAGATCAGCCTCAGAATTTCGGAGCAACCGTACAAAGTTCTCGTTTGGCTTACCTTCTACAGTATGGGGTTTAACAAGAACCGAAGTTGGTCTAAGTAGGTTAGGTAGGGCGTGGCTATCTTTCTGTTGCCAATTACGCCAGATCTGCACTTGGGAATGACCTGCCTTTTCACCAACGCTCAGGCGTCCCGAGGCTATTTCAAGCGCGAGGTCAAAAGTCTGACTACCGAGGTCATCCATCTCGATATCCTCGAGGAACGCACCTGCGTTTACGTCCATATCGGACGACAGCAACTTGAATCGCTCAGTGGTGGTGACGATCTTTATCGTTGGTACAAAAGGGAAGTTTGTTATCGAGCCGTTCCCCGTTACGAAAAAAATAAGGTTGCAACCTGAGGCAACCTGTCCAGCGATACTTTCGAGGTCATTACCTGGGCTATCCATGAAGTAGTAGCCGGGTTCGCACATAGGCTCTCCGTATTGAACAACTTTATCAAGCCGTACGTCGGGATGCTTCTTTTTTGCCGCCCCGATAGATTTTAAGACGATGTTGTACAGCCCACGTAGTTTATTTCCACCAGAAGGATTACCCTCTGCTGTGGCGCCATGCCAGGCAGCTCTCTCTTTGAATCGCTTGATGGCCTCCAGGAAAGCGCGAGCTGTCGGAAGATCTCGAACGGCTTGCAAGACATATGCTTCGGCTCCGATTAGTTCGTCGGTTTCCGCTAGGTTTGCAGCTCCACCTCGCTGAACAATTTCGCGGGCTACCCAAGCCGCGAGAGGGTTTCCAGAGATACCAGAAAAGGAGTCAGAACCACCACATTGCAGGGCAATCTTGAGTTCCGATACAGGTGTTGGGATAGCAGATGTGTCCTTAATAGATTCCAACCATTCCTGTATTAAAACTTGACCGTGTTTCAAATCCTCTTCCAGAGGAGCTTTTAAAGAAAGAAAGTAGTGTGGTACAGCGTTAAGGGGGTAATCGTTCTTAATGAGATAGTTACGTAGGTCCTCACCCGTTATTACTTCATGACCACGATCCACAATGAGGACCGCTCCAACGTTAGGATGAACAACGAAACCCGCAAGAGTGCGTAGCACGTGTTCCCGGTTGTTAGGTTCACGCTCGTCTCCAGCTTCTGTATGGGCGACAGCTTTGATTCCGTCAATGTTAGCGAAAGTGTCCGAGACGCCCGAGAAGTGCTCCTCGAGTTTCTTCACGTAGCCCCCAGCTAGCGAACTTACAGCCAGTAGCACTATAGTGTTCCGGGTACCGACACCGCGATCACCAGAGCGGTGATACCCTAAAAAACTGCGATTGTCCATGACTGGAAAAACCTGCTGTGCTGGAATGAATGATTCTTCATCTAGCTCGTAAGGGACAATCTCGTCTTCAAAGTTAGGTTCTTCCGGAAGCTGAGCATTTGTACTCCTATGTTCCAGAGCTTCGAGCATTCCTGTGTTGCACACATACTTACCAGCGTCAATATGTTGGGTAGCTCGGCCAAACGGTAGGCCCCACGACAGAAGGGGGGTTCCAGCGGGGATACTTTCGACAGCGAAACGGTGACCTTCCAGGATTGTACAATCGAGCGTTATTTCATTACCCCTAAATATTATTTGGTCACCTGCTTCCAACCTACGAGTGGCCACGCCAACATTATCGTTCGCATCTGGGAGACGACCGACTTCAGTGAATAACCATCGGTTATGCCTTCCTTTACTGCTTGTGTTGCTCATTATGTTGTTTGGACTCCCCTAGTGTTCAACTCGATAGCGTACATCGAAGTTGTAGCGGTAATGAAGAGGCGACTCTTGTTCTGACCACCGAAGGTGCAATTAGCGCTTACCTCTGGCACCATGATTTTGCCAAGAAGCTCGGCCTTCTCGCTGAAAACCTGAATTGAGTCCTGACTACTGGTGAATATGTAACCATTAATATCAAGTCGGAAGCCATCAGAACAACCAGGATTTACCTCAGCGAAGATCCGGCTGTTTGCCAGTTCTATGCCGTCAATAACATCGTAAGCAAAAATATGGTGCCAACCTTTCTCGTCGTGAGAAATAGCAGTGTCACTAACGTAAAGTATGCTCTCGTCAAGATTAAAAGCGAGCCCATTCGGTTTGACTCGGTCAGTAGCAACAGTTTCAAGATGACCAGCTTCAGGGTCTAACCGGTAGACGTAACAACCAGCCTGTTCTTGAGGGGCTTTGTGACCCTCGTGGTCACTGAGAATGCCATAGGGAGGATCTGTAAACCAGATTGTGCCGTCACTTTTGACAATAATGTCATTAGGAGAGTTGAGTTTTTTACCCAGGTAGTTGTCCGCCAGCACGGTAATTGTGCCGTCGTGTTCAGTACGTGTTACGCGGCGGGCGCCATGTGAGCAGCTAAGTAATCGCCCCTGGTGATCAAGGGTGTGTCCGTTCGTGTAGGTAGCTGGTTGCTTGTGGGTAGTAATTCCATCAGATTCTGACCACCGCATGATCCGGTCATTGGGAATATCGCTCCATAGTAGGTACTCCCCATTAGAAAAATATACAGGGCCCTCAGCCCAAATGGTTCCAGTACCAAGCATTTCCAGCTTTGCGTTCGGAACAATGAGTTTCTCGAAGCGCTCATCGAAGATTTCGTATTTTGTTTCAATCACTATGATCGACCCCTATCTGTCTAATCCTGGTACGACTTTGTTGAGTTCTAAGAATAGCAGTACCCGCAGGTACATCACTCATGTGAGGCTTACCGATAAGGGACGGTTTTACTTACAAGTGTATTGGAACTTGTATATCAATAGGGGCATTGGTGGCGGTGGCGCCACCAATGCCGAACGTCATGAGGGCAGTAGAAGAATCCGTAGGTATGTACCAACATGAGTTTAAAACCTGAGGCTGACACCTAACCCTTTTCTCGACTCGCCGATGGGTGTCATTGGGGGAGTGTTTCAGGACGTGAGAAAAAGCTCGCAATACCGTCCTGGCAGGTACTGACGGGGTAAAAGCTTACTGAAACTTACCGAGCTGATAAATGGAAATGTAGTTACTGGGGGGCTCCAAACCAGGTAGGGTGACTAGTTGTGCTGTCATTGCTCCGAGACTTCCAACTACTAAATCAGGTCTGGCGCCTCGCTTTGCCAGTGATCCTAACGAACATCCTCTTGACCTTGGTCAATATAGCTGACGTGTTCATGGTTGGCCGTTTAGGGCCAATAGAAATTGCTGCGGTTGGGATGAGCAACTCGATCCGTCTTTTGGTGATTATTGCTGCACTATCGGTGAACACCGGTGCTATGGCACTCGTGGCGCAAGCC from Trueperaceae bacterium encodes the following:
- a CDS encoding altronate hydrolase, whose product is MSNTSSKGRHNRWLFTEVGRLPDANDNVGVATRRLEAGDQIIFRGNEITLDCTILEGHRFAVESIPAGTPLLSWGLPFGRATQHIDAGKYVCNTGMLEALEHRSTNAQLPEEPNFEDEIVPYELDEESFIPAQQVFPVMDNRSFLGYHRSGDRGVGTRNTIVLLAVSSLAGGYVKKLEEHFSGVSDTFANIDGIKAVAHTEAGDEREPNNREHVLRTLAGFVVHPNVGAVLIVDRGHEVITGEDLRNYLIKNDYPLNAVPHYFLSLKAPLEEDLKHGQVLIQEWLESIKDTSAIPTPVSELKIALQCGGSDSFSGISGNPLAAWVAREIVQRGGAANLAETDELIGAEAYVLQAVRDLPTARAFLEAIKRFKERAAWHGATAEGNPSGGNKLRGLYNIVLKSIGAAKKKHPDVRLDKVVQYGEPMCEPGYYFMDSPGNDLESIAGQVASGCNLIFFVTGNGSITNFPFVPTIKIVTTTERFKLLSSDMDVNAGAFLEDIEMDDLGSQTFDLALEIASGRLSVGEKAGHSQVQIWRNWQQKDSHALPNLLRPTSVLVKPHTVEGKPNENFVRLLRNSEADLFPRIGLILPTSCCAGQIAGMAATSLNKMGQIRPGGIDRFVALVHTEGCGVAGVNDLHSRTLLGYLSHPSVHSALLLEHGCEITHNDFMRHQLSTLGLDPKNYGWASIQLDGGINSVIEKMSTWFAKQSNSATESVIGAGIHLSLGLLTSGQPSSLAARTFGVLTQAVVGAGGSIVIPQNSELLTNDDFLKMIIGNTLPAPTLTYGQTIKTPGFHIMEAPTKHWVETITGLGATGVTALIGLVSDSTQQVHPLLPLLQVTSDQETFGRLEADLDLLLTDNANNNVEHLLQLALNAQAGRSIPKLSNRGQEDFQLTRGLLGISM
- a CDS encoding gluconolactonase; translation: MVIETKYEIFDERFEKLIVPNAKLEMLGTGTIWAEGPVYFSNGEYLLWSDIPNDRIMRWSESDGITTHKQPATYTNGHTLDHQGRLLSCSHGARRVTRTEHDGTITVLADNYLGKKLNSPNDIIVKSDGTIWFTDPPYGILSDHEGHKAPQEQAGCYVYRLDPEAGHLETVATDRVKPNGLAFNLDESILYVSDTAISHDEKGWHHIFAYDVIDGIELANSRIFAEVNPGCSDGFRLDINGYIFTSSQDSIQVFSEKAELLGKIMVPEVSANCTFGGQNKSRLFITATTSMYAIELNTRGVQTT